Proteins found in one Verrucomicrobiia bacterium genomic segment:
- the rsmH gene encoding 16S rRNA (cytosine(1402)-N(4))-methyltransferase RsmH, with protein sequence MQPADRHKPVLLTETLEILQPERGGIFVDATLGMGGHSEAMLECAAEAKKEIRLIGIDRDPYALEFAEERLGERVQYFQGNYSELSFLRTKNIAPAVDGILMDIGVSSYQIDTPERGFSFQHDGPLDMRMDQDEQATAASILNSWPEHKLAEIFFTYGEERLSRKIAKAVVERRRKELFKRTTDLAEFVTELYHPSQRHKRPHPATRVFQALRIAVNKELEHLGEAIPDALSLLAPGGILAIITFHSLEDRIVKYAFKGAGEEFQILTKKPLVAGREEQVSNPRSRSAKLRAIKRLA encoded by the coding sequence ATGCAACCTGCTGACCGGCACAAGCCTGTTTTACTTACTGAAACATTGGAAATCCTCCAGCCCGAACGAGGGGGGATTTTTGTTGATGCCACACTTGGGATGGGTGGCCATAGTGAGGCCATGCTTGAGTGCGCAGCGGAAGCAAAAAAAGAAATACGGTTGATCGGGATTGACCGCGACCCCTATGCACTTGAGTTTGCAGAAGAGCGGCTAGGGGAGCGCGTACAGTACTTCCAGGGGAACTATAGTGAGTTGTCATTTTTGCGCACCAAGAACATTGCACCTGCAGTGGATGGCATCCTTATGGATATTGGCGTTTCCAGTTATCAGATTGATACACCTGAGCGTGGGTTTTCTTTTCAGCACGATGGTCCATTAGACATGCGCATGGACCAGGATGAGCAAGCCACGGCAGCCAGCATTCTTAATAGTTGGCCTGAGCATAAGTTGGCTGAGATTTTCTTTACGTACGGGGAAGAGCGGTTGAGCCGCAAAATCGCCAAAGCAGTAGTTGAGCGTCGGAGGAAAGAGCTTTTTAAGCGCACCACTGATCTGGCGGAATTTGTGACTGAGCTTTACCATCCAAGCCAGCGGCATAAGCGCCCGCACCCAGCAACACGCGTATTCCAAGCTCTTCGTATCGCCGTGAATAAGGAGCTAGAGCACCTAGGGGAGGCAATTCCTGATGCACTTAGTCTTCTGGCGCCAGGTGGAATACTCGCCATTATTACCTTCCATTCCCTAGAGGACCGCATTGTAAAATACGCCTTCAAAGGTGCTGGCGAAGAGTTCCAAATCCTTACTAAAAAGCCACTTGTAGCTGGCCGTGAGGAGCAGGTGAGCAACCCGCGGAGCCGCAGCGCCAAGTTACGGGCCATCAAAAGACTTGCATAA